From one Mycolicibacterium sp. HK-90 genomic stretch:
- a CDS encoding AMP-binding protein: MVPRDHARNDDAYSRGLWVSTTLADALADAARDTPDRALVVDGDRTLTAHELHSRAKTLAGQLADWMPAGSVVSFMLPNWHEAAIIYLGATLAGMVINPILPSLRDRELRFILDDAQARAIFIPAEFGNHDYAAMLTRVCSQLDTPPEVVVLRGDPGPHRAFDSLADAPDRNLPTLDPDDIRMIMYTSGTTGRPKGVLHSHNSIHALIRQLREHWMVEPGDTFLVPSPIAHIGGSIYAFECPLLLGSTAVLMQRWNAEEGVALMTGHRCTHMAGATPFLEQLLGAAERAGTRLPDLKVFICGGASVPPSLIRRASDYFDKAVVSRVYGSTEVPVTTVGSLAPGDVDHAADTDGRPGIAEIRLASGEITARGPQMLLGYLHPEDEIESFDADGFFRTGDLGRWVDGDYLQVTGRAKDLIIRNGENISPKEVEDILVGALGITEAAVVGLPDERTGERACAVLVTADSHTPGVAEVSRLLAEHGLARFKTPEQVEIWDALPKNDAGKVLKHQIRATLKGHD; this comes from the coding sequence GTGGTACCACGCGACCACGCCCGCAACGACGACGCCTACTCCCGCGGGCTCTGGGTGTCCACCACACTGGCCGACGCCCTGGCCGACGCGGCGCGTGACACACCGGACCGGGCCCTGGTGGTCGACGGCGACCGCACCCTGACCGCCCACGAATTACACAGCCGGGCAAAGACTCTGGCGGGTCAACTCGCCGACTGGATGCCGGCCGGCAGCGTGGTGTCCTTCATGCTGCCCAACTGGCACGAGGCCGCGATCATCTACCTGGGCGCCACGCTGGCCGGCATGGTGATCAACCCGATCCTGCCCTCGCTGCGTGACCGTGAACTGCGTTTCATCCTCGACGATGCGCAGGCCCGCGCCATCTTCATACCCGCCGAGTTCGGCAACCACGACTACGCGGCGATGCTCACCCGCGTGTGCTCCCAGCTGGACACGCCACCGGAAGTGGTGGTGCTGCGGGGGGATCCGGGCCCGCACCGTGCCTTCGACTCCCTGGCGGACGCACCCGACCGGAACCTGCCCACACTCGACCCGGACGACATCCGGATGATCATGTACACCTCGGGCACCACCGGGCGCCCCAAAGGGGTTTTGCACAGCCACAACTCGATCCACGCGCTGATCCGTCAACTGCGCGAACACTGGATGGTCGAGCCGGGTGACACCTTTCTCGTGCCGTCGCCGATCGCCCATATCGGCGGCTCCATCTACGCGTTCGAGTGCCCGCTGCTGCTGGGCAGCACCGCGGTACTCATGCAGCGCTGGAACGCAGAAGAAGGCGTTGCGCTCATGACCGGACACCGGTGCACCCACATGGCCGGCGCGACACCTTTTCTGGAGCAATTGTTGGGTGCCGCCGAGCGGGCCGGGACCCGGCTACCCGACCTCAAGGTGTTCATCTGCGGCGGTGCCTCGGTACCCCCGTCGCTGATCCGCCGGGCCTCGGACTATTTCGACAAGGCCGTCGTCAGCCGGGTGTACGGCTCGACCGAGGTGCCCGTCACCACCGTCGGCTCCCTGGCACCAGGCGACGTCGACCATGCCGCCGACACCGACGGACGCCCGGGCATCGCCGAGATCCGGTTGGCCTCCGGCGAGATCACCGCCCGCGGGCCACAGATGCTGCTGGGCTACCTGCACCCCGAGGACGAGATCGAATCCTTCGACGCCGACGGGTTTTTCCGCACCGGAGATCTCGGTCGATGGGTTGACGGCGACTACCTGCAGGTGACCGGGCGTGCCAAAGACCTGATCATCCGCAACGGCGAGAACATCTCGCCGAAAGAGGTCGAGGACATCCTGGTCGGCGCACTCGGCATCACCGAGGCGGCCGTGGTCGGGCTACCCGATGAGCGCACCGGGGAACGCGCCTGCGCGGTCCTGGTAACCGCCGACAGCCACACCCCCGGCGTGGCCGAGGTGAGCAGGTTGCTGGCCGAGCACGGGCTGGCCCGGTTCAAAACTCCCGAGCAGGTGGAGATCTGGGATGCGCTGCCGAAGAACGACGCGGGCAAAGTGTTGAAGCATCAGATCCGAGCGACGCTGAAGGGGCATGACTAA
- a CDS encoding SDR family NAD(P)-dependent oxidoreductase, whose product MQVAIVTGASSGIGFGCATTLAEAGMAVLGTGRDEGRLAELERAVGDSDRIATLAVDLAEDDAPQRIVEAALSRWGRIDFLVNNAGIGSPKPLHETDDETLDHFLGIMLRAPFRLARDVLPHLGPGSAIINVTSTFAVVGGLRGGAYSAAKGGLTALTTHIACQYGAQGIRCNAVAPGVTVTPMVEQRLNDPGFRKMQIEMTPHTRLGRVEDIASTVAFLCSDGGSFINGQTIVVDGGWSSTKYLSDFAFKSKWVAE is encoded by the coding sequence ATGCAGGTTGCGATCGTCACCGGAGCCAGCAGTGGCATCGGATTCGGCTGTGCCACTACACTCGCCGAGGCGGGCATGGCGGTGCTCGGCACCGGCCGCGACGAAGGCCGGCTCGCCGAACTCGAGCGCGCCGTCGGTGACTCGGACCGGATCGCAACCCTCGCCGTCGACCTGGCCGAGGATGACGCTCCACAGCGCATCGTGGAGGCCGCGTTGTCCCGATGGGGCCGCATCGACTTCCTGGTCAACAACGCCGGCATCGGCAGCCCCAAACCGCTGCACGAGACCGATGACGAGACCCTGGACCATTTCCTGGGGATCATGCTGCGCGCCCCCTTCCGGTTGGCCCGAGATGTGCTGCCGCACCTGGGTCCCGGCTCGGCCATCATCAACGTCACCTCGACCTTCGCCGTCGTCGGCGGGTTGCGCGGCGGCGCGTACTCTGCCGCCAAGGGCGGATTGACGGCGCTGACCACACACATCGCCTGCCAGTACGGCGCACAAGGTATCCGCTGCAACGCGGTGGCCCCCGGTGTCACCGTCACCCCGATGGTCGAGCAGCGGCTCAACGATCCCGGCTTCCGCAAGATGCAGATCGAGATGACCCCGCACACCCGGCTGGGCCGGGTCGAGGACATCGCGTCCACCGTCGCCTTCCTGTGCTCGGACGGCGGCAGCTTCATCAACGGACAGACCATCGTCGTCGACGGCGGCTGGAGCTCGACGAAGTACCTGTCCGATTTCGCGTTCAAGTCCAAGTGGGTTGCCGAATGA
- a CDS encoding AMP-binding protein — translation MNVFAVLDQAAVRFGDRGAVFVGERQLHTWAQLHDRVLRLATSLKGRGDRGTRVAVASENRPEIVELMFAIWAAECVFVPINYKLHPREMADILADSGAAQVFASAAIAERLAPATAVPVETIGGQDYAQRLHAEPGAPPSTDPAALAWLFYTSGTTGKSKGAMLSHRNLMAMTVAHLADFDDPDENCSLIHGAPMSHGSGLYIPPYVLRGARQVVPESAAFEPDEFLDLCGHHPGSSAFLAPTMVQRLIQTGRPRPENLKTVVYGGGPMYVDSLKKALATYGPIFVQLYGQGEAPMTITGLRRGDHVGADDATLGSVGYPRSGVEVAVHTADGTAAAVDEIGEIVCRGDVVMSGYWNNPTATAATLKDGWLHTGDMGSFHAHGYLTLRDRSKDVVISGGSNIYPREVEEALLEHPDVVEAGVVGAPDADWGEVVVAFVVGDVDAAALDAHLLERIARFKRPKRYEFIDSLPKNSYGKVLKRALRERLA, via the coding sequence ATGAACGTTTTCGCGGTGCTCGATCAGGCTGCGGTCCGGTTCGGGGACCGCGGTGCGGTGTTCGTGGGCGAACGCCAACTGCACACCTGGGCGCAGCTGCACGACCGCGTGCTGCGGCTGGCCACCTCCCTGAAAGGACGCGGTGATCGCGGTACCCGCGTCGCCGTGGCCAGCGAGAACCGGCCCGAGATCGTCGAGCTGATGTTCGCCATCTGGGCGGCCGAATGCGTGTTCGTCCCGATCAACTACAAGCTGCATCCCCGCGAGATGGCCGATATTCTCGCCGATTCCGGTGCCGCGCAGGTATTCGCCTCGGCCGCGATCGCCGAGAGACTTGCGCCGGCCACAGCGGTGCCCGTCGAAACCATCGGCGGCCAGGACTACGCACAGCGGCTCCACGCCGAGCCCGGCGCCCCGCCGTCCACCGACCCGGCCGCGCTGGCGTGGCTGTTCTACACCAGCGGCACCACCGGAAAGTCCAAGGGCGCCATGCTGTCCCACCGCAATCTGATGGCGATGACGGTGGCGCATCTGGCCGATTTCGACGACCCGGATGAGAACTGCAGTCTGATCCACGGCGCTCCCATGTCGCACGGTTCCGGTCTGTACATCCCGCCCTACGTGCTGCGTGGTGCCCGTCAGGTGGTGCCCGAATCCGCCGCGTTCGAACCCGACGAGTTCCTGGACCTGTGCGGCCATCACCCCGGCAGCAGCGCGTTCCTGGCCCCGACCATGGTGCAGCGCCTTATCCAGACCGGGCGACCCCGCCCGGAGAACCTGAAAACCGTTGTGTACGGGGGCGGGCCGATGTACGTCGACAGCCTCAAGAAGGCGCTGGCCACCTATGGCCCGATCTTCGTGCAGCTCTACGGGCAGGGCGAGGCGCCGATGACCATCACCGGGCTGCGCCGGGGCGATCACGTCGGAGCAGACGACGCCACGCTGGGCTCGGTGGGCTACCCACGCTCCGGCGTCGAGGTCGCGGTGCACACCGCGGACGGCACCGCTGCCGCCGTCGACGAGATCGGCGAGATCGTCTGCCGCGGCGACGTCGTCATGTCGGGGTACTGGAACAACCCGACCGCCACCGCAGCCACGCTCAAGGACGGCTGGTTGCACACCGGGGACATGGGTTCCTTCCATGCGCACGGTTACCTCACGCTGCGCGACCGGTCCAAGGACGTGGTGATCAGCGGGGGCAGCAACATCTATCCCCGCGAGGTGGAGGAAGCACTGCTCGAACACCCGGACGTCGTGGAGGCGGGCGTGGTGGGAGCCCCCGACGCCGACTGGGGCGAGGTCGTGGTCGCGTTCGTGGTCGGTGACGTGGACGCGGCGGCACTCGATGCGCACCTGCTCGAACGCATCGCCCGGTTCAAGCGGCCCAAGCGCTACGAGTTCATCGATTCCCTCCCGAAGAACAGCTACGGCAAGGTGCTGAAACGCGCCCTGCGGGAACGTTTGGCCTGA
- a CDS encoding dihydrodipicolinate reductase: MRRVVQFSTGNVGRHSLAAVIGRPDLKLVGVHASGPEKIGRDAAELCGHSEPTGVIATDDIDALIALGPDCVVYTALGETRPMEAIEQMSRFLAAGINVVGTSMVWLVTPHQADDWLRVPLEQACAAGNSSLYVNGIDPGYSGDTAVYAALSLVTRAESVTVKEIFDYGNYDDYEYTGTAMGFGTTPDDDLPMAFQPGVITSMFGGLVRNLADRLGVELDEVTERFEPWYTTERIECTMMTVEPGRLAGTRFAAEGVRGGVPVITVEHTTRLTPAAAPDWEYPPDGQSGVHQVIVEGEPRIEMYTSLSHPVLDVTDAGCVSTAARVVNAIDWVCDAPAGLIAAEDIPPTALIRGLMW, translated from the coding sequence ATGCGCAGAGTGGTCCAATTCTCGACCGGCAATGTCGGTAGGCATTCACTGGCGGCGGTCATCGGCAGACCAGATCTGAAGTTGGTCGGCGTCCATGCGTCAGGTCCGGAAAAGATCGGGCGCGACGCTGCCGAACTGTGTGGACACAGCGAGCCGACGGGTGTCATCGCGACCGACGACATCGACGCGCTGATCGCGCTCGGGCCGGATTGCGTGGTCTACACGGCGCTGGGCGAGACCCGGCCGATGGAAGCCATCGAGCAGATGTCGCGCTTCCTGGCGGCCGGGATCAACGTCGTCGGCACTTCGATGGTGTGGCTGGTTACCCCGCACCAGGCCGACGACTGGTTGCGGGTGCCGCTCGAACAGGCTTGCGCAGCGGGGAATTCGTCGCTGTATGTCAACGGCATCGACCCCGGATACTCGGGGGACACGGCGGTGTATGCCGCGCTCAGTCTGGTCACTCGTGCCGAGTCGGTGACGGTCAAGGAGATCTTCGACTACGGAAACTACGACGACTACGAATACACCGGTACCGCCATGGGTTTCGGGACCACCCCGGACGACGACCTGCCGATGGCGTTCCAGCCGGGGGTGATCACGTCGATGTTCGGCGGCCTGGTGCGTAATCTCGCCGATCGTCTCGGGGTGGAACTCGACGAGGTCACTGAGCGCTTCGAGCCGTGGTACACCACCGAGCGCATCGAATGCACGATGATGACCGTCGAGCCAGGGCGGTTGGCTGGGACACGATTTGCCGCCGAAGGTGTTCGCGGCGGCGTGCCGGTCATCACCGTTGAACACACCACGCGCCTCACGCCTGCGGCAGCGCCGGATTGGGAATATCCGCCCGACGGGCAGTCCGGCGTGCACCAGGTGATCGTGGAGGGCGAGCCACGCATCGAGATGTACACCAGCCTGTCCCATCCAGTGCTGGATGTGACCGATGCCGGGTGCGTGTCCACGGCGGCCCGAGTGGTCAACGCGATCGACTGGGTGTGTGACGCTCCGGCGGGATTAATTGCCGCCGAGGATATTCCACCAACTGCGCTGATCCGCGGATTGATGTGGTGA
- a CDS encoding succinate dehydrogenase/fumarate reductase iron-sulfur subunit yields the protein MADRIVMEVARYRPETDTEPVMQTYDVPLTREWAVLDGLNYIKDRLDGTLSFRWSCRMGICGSCGMTVNGDPKLACATFLVDYLPGPVRVEPMRNFPVIRDLVVDISDFMTKLPRIKPWIINDDEPAADTEYRQTPSELDEFKQFSMCINCMLCYSACPVYALDPDFLGPAAIALAQRYNLDSRDKGEEHRRDVLAAADGAWGCTYVGECSVACPKGVDPAGAIQRYKLTAATHSVKNLLLPRAAR from the coding sequence ATGGCAGACCGAATTGTCATGGAGGTGGCCCGGTATCGCCCCGAAACCGATACCGAGCCGGTGATGCAGACTTACGACGTTCCACTCACCCGGGAATGGGCGGTGCTCGACGGACTGAACTACATCAAGGACCGACTGGACGGCACACTGAGCTTCCGGTGGTCATGCCGGATGGGGATCTGCGGCAGCTGCGGCATGACCGTCAACGGAGATCCGAAACTGGCATGCGCGACGTTCCTCGTCGACTACCTGCCGGGGCCGGTGCGGGTGGAGCCGATGCGCAACTTCCCGGTGATCCGCGATCTCGTCGTCGACATCAGCGATTTCATGACCAAGCTGCCCCGCATCAAGCCGTGGATCATCAACGACGACGAACCGGCCGCGGATACCGAATACCGCCAAACACCATCCGAACTCGACGAGTTCAAACAATTCAGCATGTGCATCAACTGCATGCTGTGCTACTCGGCGTGCCCGGTGTACGCGCTGGATCCGGACTTTCTCGGCCCCGCGGCGATCGCGTTGGCGCAGCGGTACAACCTGGATTCCCGTGACAAGGGCGAGGAGCACCGGCGCGACGTGCTGGCCGCCGCCGACGGCGCGTGGGGGTGCACCTATGTCGGCGAGTGCTCGGTGGCCTGCCCGAAGGGCGTTGATCCGGCAGGCGCGATCCAGCGCTACAAGCTCACGGCCGCAACGCATTCGGTGAAGAACCTGCTCCTGCCGAGGGCCGCGCGATGA
- the frdA gene encoding fumarate reductase (quinol) flavoprotein subunit — MTASHDIVVIGGGGAGLRAAIAIAETNPRLNVAIVSKVYPMRSHTVSAEGGAAAVAGADDTIDEHAYDTISGGDWLCDQDAVEAFVAEAPLELMQLEHWGCPWSRTPDGHIAVRAFGGMKKLRTWFAADKTGFHLLHTLFQRVLAYPDIVRYDEWFATTLLVDDGVVRGLVAIELATGRIETILANAVIMCTGGCGRVFPFTTNANIKTGDGMALAFRAGAPLKDMEFVQYHPTGLPFTGILITEAARAEGGWLLNKDGYRYLQDYDLGTPTPEPKLRSMELGPRDRLSQAFVHELDKGRTDETPYGPVVYLDLRHLGAKLIDAKLPFVRELCRDYQHIDPVTELVPVRPVVHYMMGGVHTDISGATGLPGLYAAGETACVSINGANRLGSNSLPELLVFGARAGHAAAEYVSGAGATPTAVQAQARAEEQRLEHDLSRRAESGSERIADIRTDMQTVLETAAGIYRDGPALTKAATQVRELQERFANAGIDDHSHTFNTELLAFLELSGMLDIAQTIVESASHRTESRGAHQRTDFPDRDDAQFLAHTMAYREPDGSARIDYLPVTITRWPPGERIYGR; from the coding sequence ATGACCGCCTCACACGACATAGTGGTGATCGGAGGGGGCGGCGCTGGATTGCGCGCCGCGATCGCCATCGCTGAGACCAATCCGCGGCTGAACGTCGCGATCGTGTCCAAGGTGTACCCGATGCGCAGCCACACCGTCTCGGCCGAGGGCGGTGCCGCCGCCGTGGCCGGCGCCGACGACACCATAGACGAACATGCCTACGACACCATCTCGGGCGGCGACTGGCTGTGCGACCAGGATGCTGTCGAAGCCTTCGTCGCGGAGGCACCGCTCGAGCTCATGCAGCTCGAACACTGGGGTTGTCCGTGGAGCCGAACGCCGGACGGGCACATCGCCGTTCGCGCATTCGGCGGCATGAAGAAGCTGCGCACCTGGTTCGCGGCCGACAAAACCGGTTTTCACCTGCTCCACACGCTGTTTCAGCGCGTACTCGCCTATCCCGACATCGTGCGCTACGACGAATGGTTCGCCACCACACTGCTCGTCGACGATGGCGTGGTACGCGGTCTGGTCGCGATCGAACTGGCCACCGGGCGTATCGAGACCATCCTGGCCAACGCGGTGATCATGTGCACCGGCGGATGCGGCCGGGTGTTCCCGTTCACCACCAACGCCAACATCAAAACCGGTGACGGGATGGCGCTGGCGTTCCGGGCCGGGGCGCCCCTCAAGGACATGGAGTTCGTGCAGTACCACCCGACCGGGTTGCCGTTCACCGGGATCCTGATCACCGAGGCCGCCCGAGCGGAGGGCGGCTGGCTGCTGAACAAGGACGGCTACCGGTATCTGCAGGATTACGACCTGGGCACGCCGACACCGGAACCCAAGCTGCGCAGCATGGAGCTGGGCCCGCGAGACCGGTTGTCGCAGGCATTCGTTCATGAGCTGGACAAGGGGCGCACCGACGAAACCCCGTACGGCCCTGTGGTTTACCTTGATCTCCGGCACCTGGGCGCCAAGCTCATCGACGCCAAGCTCCCATTCGTGCGGGAGCTGTGCCGCGATTATCAGCACATCGACCCGGTCACCGAACTGGTGCCGGTCCGGCCTGTCGTGCACTACATGATGGGCGGCGTCCACACCGACATCTCCGGCGCCACCGGACTGCCCGGGCTCTACGCCGCGGGCGAGACGGCGTGCGTCAGCATCAACGGGGCCAACCGGCTCGGGTCCAACTCGCTGCCCGAACTGCTGGTGTTCGGGGCGCGGGCCGGACACGCAGCGGCCGAGTACGTCTCCGGAGCCGGTGCGACGCCCACAGCCGTGCAGGCGCAGGCCCGCGCCGAAGAGCAGCGACTGGAACACGACCTGAGCCGGCGCGCCGAGAGTGGCAGTGAACGCATCGCCGACATCCGCACCGACATGCAGACGGTGCTGGAGACCGCGGCCGGCATCTACCGCGACGGGCCCGCCCTGACCAAGGCCGCCACGCAGGTCCGCGAATTGCAGGAGCGGTTCGCCAACGCCGGTATCGACGATCACAGCCACACGTTCAACACCGAGCTGCTGGCGTTCCTGGAGCTGTCGGGCATGCTCGACATCGCCCAGACGATCGTCGAATCCGCCTCCCACCGCACCGAATCCCGCGGCGCACACCAGCGGACCGATTTTCCCGACCGTGACGACGCACAGTTCCTCGCCCACACCATGGCCTATCGAGAGCCCGACGGCTCAGCGCGGATCGACTACCTGCCGGTCACCATCACCCGCTGGCCACCGGGCGAACGAATCTACGGGAGATGA
- a CDS encoding SMP-30/gluconolactonase/LRE family protein, giving the protein MSAPSVTDARYTANPTTAGEWTLEQVTGPSRLFGANGLRTGPDGRIYVAQVTGSQISALDPETGRLETISAKGGDIIAPDDVAFDPSGNLYATEVMDGRVSVRAADGTTRVLRDDVPSANGITFHQGRLFVGECREGGRLMEFDLTGSAPRILLENVPSPNAMEVGPDGLLYFPVMGANEIWRIDPDGGEPQVVAGGLGVPDSVKFDADGYIVSTQVASGQVLRIDPRTGAQVLLAQLTPGLDNCTFVDGRLFVSNFTGEITEILSGGSTQALLPGGLNWPLDLTMGDDGNLYVADGTYFYRVGPDGSLDTVAMLFSPGYPGFLRGVTASGPGEFIVTTAADTVTRYRPGGSEDEVSHILAGGVDQPYGVAVAPDGSVLVVEQGAGRLLSVRDSSTTVLASALDTPVAVAIGPDGAPLVSVAGAVVRVDGGKAAPLIDGLHTPHGILMRDGALYIVDSGSKEVVEYDLDTAARTTIATGLPVGPPPGVTPKPLKGMPPFSGPQGPFAGITGGSDGTLYISGDGDGSVLALRRNR; this is encoded by the coding sequence ATGAGCGCGCCTTCGGTAACCGACGCGAGGTACACCGCAAATCCCACGACAGCCGGGGAGTGGACGCTGGAGCAGGTCACCGGCCCCAGCCGACTGTTCGGGGCGAACGGCCTGCGCACCGGGCCCGACGGCCGTATCTACGTCGCGCAGGTGACCGGCAGCCAGATCAGCGCCCTCGACCCTGAGACCGGACGGCTCGAAACCATCAGCGCCAAGGGCGGCGACATCATCGCGCCCGATGACGTCGCCTTCGACCCGAGCGGCAACCTGTACGCCACCGAGGTGATGGACGGCCGGGTCAGCGTTCGCGCGGCCGACGGCACCACCCGGGTCTTGCGCGACGACGTGCCCTCGGCCAACGGCATCACCTTCCACCAGGGCCGACTGTTCGTCGGCGAATGCCGCGAGGGTGGCCGGCTCATGGAGTTCGACCTCACCGGCAGCGCGCCACGCATCCTGCTGGAGAACGTGCCCTCGCCCAACGCGATGGAGGTCGGCCCCGACGGGCTGCTGTATTTCCCGGTGATGGGTGCCAACGAGATCTGGCGGATAGATCCCGACGGCGGCGAGCCCCAGGTGGTGGCCGGCGGCCTGGGCGTCCCGGACTCGGTCAAGTTCGACGCCGATGGCTACATCGTCTCGACGCAGGTGGCCAGCGGTCAGGTGCTGCGTATCGATCCGCGCACCGGCGCGCAGGTACTGCTGGCCCAGCTGACCCCCGGCCTGGACAACTGCACCTTCGTCGACGGCCGGCTGTTCGTCTCGAACTTCACCGGTGAGATCACCGAGATCCTGTCCGGCGGCAGCACTCAGGCCCTGCTACCGGGCGGGCTGAACTGGCCACTCGACCTCACCATGGGCGACGACGGCAATCTGTACGTGGCCGACGGCACCTACTTCTACCGGGTCGGCCCCGACGGCAGCCTGGACACCGTCGCGATGCTGTTCTCGCCGGGCTACCCGGGCTTCTTGCGTGGCGTGACCGCCTCGGGCCCAGGGGAATTCATCGTCACCACCGCGGCCGACACCGTGACCCGCTACCGTCCGGGCGGCAGCGAGGACGAGGTGAGCCACATACTCGCCGGAGGCGTCGACCAACCGTACGGCGTGGCCGTGGCGCCGGACGGTTCGGTGCTGGTCGTCGAACAGGGTGCCGGACGGCTGCTTTCGGTGCGCGACAGCTCCACCACGGTGCTGGCCTCGGCGCTCGACACCCCGGTCGCGGTGGCGATCGGCCCCGACGGCGCCCCGCTGGTCTCGGTGGCCGGGGCGGTTGTCCGGGTCGACGGCGGGAAAGCCGCACCGCTGATCGACGGATTGCACACGCCGCACGGCATTCTGATGCGCGACGGCGCGCTCTACATCGTCGACTCCGGCAGCAAGGAGGTTGTCGAGTACGACCTCGATACGGCCGCCCGCACCACGATCGCCACCGGGCTGCCGGTCGGCCCGCCGCCCGGGGTGACCCCCAAGCCGCTCAAGGGCATGCCGCCGTTCTCCGGCCCGCAGGGCCCGTTCGCCGGGATCACCGGCGGATCCGATGGCACCCTCTACATCTCGGGCGACGGTGACGGCAGCGTGCTGGCACTGCGCCGGAACCGGTGA
- a CDS encoding fumarate reductase subunit C (part of four member fumarate reductase enzyme complex FrdABCD which catalyzes the reduction of fumarate to succinate during anaerobic respiration; FrdCD are the membrane components which interact with quinone and are involved in electron transfer; FrdAB are the catalytic subcomplex consisting of a flavoprotein subunit and an iron-sulfur subunit, respectively; the catalytic subunits are similar to succinate dehydrogenase SdhAB) — translation MTTYRQPVPLLWWAKRGSYLRYMLRELSCEFVAWSVIYLGLLVWTLATGRYDWFQDFSTHPLVIVLNLMTLAFLLLHTVTWFGLAPRAMVVHLRGRRVPAGAVLVGHYVAWLVVSAVVAWVVLA, via the coding sequence ATGACGACCTATCGCCAGCCCGTCCCGCTGTTGTGGTGGGCCAAACGTGGTTCGTACCTGCGGTACATGCTTCGTGAGCTCAGCTGCGAGTTCGTGGCCTGGTCGGTGATCTACCTGGGCTTGCTCGTGTGGACCCTGGCCACCGGTCGTTACGACTGGTTCCAGGACTTCAGCACCCACCCGCTGGTGATCGTGCTGAACTTGATGACGCTGGCGTTCCTGTTGTTGCACACCGTGACCTGGTTCGGCCTGGCGCCGCGCGCGATGGTCGTGCACCTGCGCGGCCGGCGCGTACCGGCGGGTGCGGTGCTGGTGGGGCATTACGTCGCGTGGCTGGTGGTTTCCGCGGTGGTCGCATGGGTGGTGCTGGCATGA
- a CDS encoding GntR family transcriptional regulator yields MTVTSPEHRYLQVARTLRKEIVDGVYPVGSQLPTEHELCERFEVSRYTVREALRRLRDDNLVTSRPRAGTTVAQRAATNSYAQDVVSINDLLAFATGAQFTIESNAMVTIDNELSERTGLPLGEQWLAVRGYRQADHDQAPVCRTEYYINRSFAAVGRLLQRHSGPIFPLIEDLFGVSIVEVHQEISAIVTSPELAAGLKVDTGSAALQMQRTYTTSDGEIAQVTINTHPSDRFRHAMTMRRVKG; encoded by the coding sequence ATGACCGTCACCTCGCCCGAGCACCGCTACCTGCAGGTCGCACGCACCCTGCGCAAAGAGATCGTCGACGGCGTGTACCCCGTGGGGTCACAACTGCCCACCGAACACGAACTGTGTGAGCGTTTCGAGGTCAGCCGTTACACCGTGCGCGAGGCCCTGCGGCGGCTGCGCGACGACAATCTGGTGACCTCACGCCCGCGGGCCGGGACCACAGTGGCGCAACGGGCGGCGACGAACAGCTATGCGCAGGACGTGGTCTCGATCAACGACCTGCTGGCGTTCGCCACCGGCGCACAGTTCACCATCGAGTCCAATGCCATGGTGACCATCGACAACGAGTTGTCCGAGCGCACCGGGCTCCCCCTCGGCGAGCAGTGGCTGGCGGTCCGCGGCTACCGGCAGGCCGATCACGACCAGGCGCCGGTGTGCCGCACCGAGTACTACATCAACCGCAGCTTTGCCGCGGTGGGCCGGCTGCTGCAAAGACATTCAGGCCCGATCTTCCCATTGATCGAGGACCTGTTCGGGGTCAGCATCGTCGAGGTGCACCAGGAGATCTCAGCGATCGTGACCTCACCGGAACTTGCCGCGGGACTCAAGGTCGATACCGGCAGCGCCGCCCTGCAGATGCAGCGCACCTACACCACCTCCGACGGAGAGATCGCCCAGGTCACCATCAACACCCACCCGTCGGACCGATTCCGGCACGCGATGACGATGCGTCGGGTCAAGGGCTGA
- the frdD gene encoding fumarate reductase subunit FrdD has translation MSAPARRTPEPFFWLLFSAGGMVSALVLPVLMLLFGVVFPLGLLDAPAPEHLLAVVRNPLTRIVLAGVFVLGLFHWAHRARFLLEHGLKLGRFDRVIAVCSYGTAALCSIAAIWVLITI, from the coding sequence ATGAGTGCGCCGGCCCGGCGGACACCGGAACCGTTCTTCTGGCTGTTGTTCTCGGCCGGCGGCATGGTGAGCGCACTGGTGCTGCCGGTGCTGATGTTGCTTTTCGGCGTGGTGTTCCCGCTCGGTCTGCTCGATGCGCCCGCCCCTGAGCATCTGCTGGCGGTGGTGCGCAATCCGCTGACGCGTATCGTGCTCGCCGGTGTGTTCGTGCTCGGGTTGTTCCACTGGGCCCACCGGGCCCGCTTCCTCCTCGAGCATGGGCTGAAGCTCGGCCGCTTCGACCGGGTGATCGCGGTGTGCAGTTACGGCACAGCCGCGTTGTGCTCGATCGCCGCGATCTGGGTGCTGATCACGATCTAG